One Desulfovibrio sp. TomC DNA window includes the following coding sequences:
- a CDS encoding IS3 family transposase (programmed frameshift): MSKRRKFSAEFKAKVALEALSGELTLAELASKYDVHPTQITGWKRQAKEGMVAAFSGKAATAQKDNATEIRELHAKIGQLTVEKDFLERAFQTMSRERRRGMVERGHPRLSICRQCRILGLARSTWFHRPKGESATNLELMQHIDEQFLETPFYGSRQMRLHLRHQGIEIGRGRVRRLMRKMGLVAIYQKPRTSAPHPEHKIHPYLLRELAIKRPDQVWCADITYVPMKRGFLYLVAVMDWHSRAVLSWRLSNTLDADFCVAALEEAMNRYGVPEIFNTDQGSQFTGQDFTQTLKDAGVAISMDGKGRWMDNVFIERLWRSVKWECIYLRELETGSQARQAHGNWFHFYNERRPHTAFDGRRPMDVYREGHSAPKAA, encoded by the exons ATGTCCAAGCGACGGAAGTTTTCAGCAGAGTTCAAGGCGAAAGTGGCGCTTGAGGCCTTGTCCGGCGAATTGACCTTGGCTGAACTGGCCAGCAAATATGACGTGCATCCGACGCAGATCACAGGTTGGAAGCGACAAGCCAAGGAAGGCATGGTTGCGGCCTTTTCCGGGAAGGCGGCGACGGCACAGAAGGATAACGCCACCGAGATCCGGGAACTCCACGCCAAGATCGGTCAATTGACCGTGGAGAAGGATTTTTTAGAGCGAGCCTTC CAAACGATGAGTCGCGAGCGAAGGCGTGGGATGGTCGAACGCGGGCATCCCCGACTCAGTATTTGCCGGCAGTGTCGCATCCTCGGGTTGGCCAGGTCGACTTGGTTTCATCGCCCGAAAGGCGAGTCGGCCACGAATCTGGAGCTGATGCAGCATATCGACGAGCAGTTTCTGGAGACGCCGTTTTACGGATCGCGCCAGATGCGGCTGCATTTGCGGCATCAGGGCATCGAGATCGGACGTGGCCGCGTGCGGCGGTTGATGCGCAAGATGGGGTTGGTGGCAATCTACCAGAAGCCCAGGACGAGTGCGCCGCATCCCGAGCACAAGATTCATCCGTACCTGCTGCGAGAGCTTGCGATCAAACGGCCGGATCAGGTGTGGTGCGCCGACATCACGTATGTACCGATGAAGCGAGGCTTCCTGTATCTGGTGGCGGTCATGGACTGGCACAGCCGGGCCGTGTTGTCTTGGCGTTTATCCAACACCCTGGACGCTGATTTTTGCGTTGCCGCCTTGGAAGAGGCCATGAACCGCTATGGGGTGCCGGAAATCTTCAACACGGATCAGGGGTCGCAATTCACTGGCCAGGACTTCACGCAGACGCTTAAAGATGCCGGCGTTGCCATCTCCATGGATGGCAAAGGCCGCTGGATGGATAACGTCTTTATCGAGCGGCTATGGCGCTCGGTGAAATGGGAGTGCATTTACCTGCGAGAACTCGAAACCGGCAGCCAAGCTCGCCAAGCGCACGGAAACTGGTTCCACTTCTACAACGAGCGACGACCGCATACGGCTTTTGACGGTCGCCGCCCCATGGACGTATACCGGGAGGGCCACTCGGCCCCCAAGGCGGCATGA
- a CDS encoding PDDEXK-like family protein, with the protein MESNLASFFDELSFRLEVVKDANSKLNKFLAPEFNFFKLMYIDENKMSDLIAFLLNPSERHGQGSAFLSRFLEKLLEQSRISLDISRVKVSRESHTYKILQNHRRIDILVELGAVLIAIENKLWSGEQDNQLADYSDHLSRLSNNSYIVFLTPSGHNPKTINTNKAPSGVTLVVWSYLEVATWLDECKTVCNSTRVCFFLDEFKNYILENIIQG; encoded by the coding sequence ATGGAAAGTAATCTTGCAAGTTTCTTTGATGAGTTGTCGTTTCGGTTGGAAGTAGTCAAAGATGCAAATTCAAAGTTAAATAAATTTCTGGCACCAGAGTTTAATTTTTTTAAGCTAATGTATATTGATGAAAACAAAATGTCTGATCTCATCGCTTTTTTATTAAATCCTTCTGAACGACATGGCCAGGGATCAGCTTTTCTCAGTAGGTTTTTAGAAAAACTGTTGGAACAGTCTAGAATATCTCTAGACATTTCAAGAGTAAAAGTGTCGCGCGAATCTCATACTTATAAAATACTTCAAAACCATAGGCGAATTGACATTCTGGTTGAGCTCGGGGCTGTGCTGATAGCAATTGAGAATAAGCTGTGGTCAGGAGAGCAAGACAACCAGCTGGCAGATTATTCAGACCATCTTTCAAGGCTGAGCAATAATAGCTATATAGTCTTTTTGACTCCATCAGGTCATAATCCTAAAACAATTAATACAAACAAAGCTCCGTCAGGAGTCACATTGGTTGTTTGGTCTTACCTCGAGGTCGCGACATGGCTAGATGAATGTAAGACTGTTTGTAATTCGACTAGGGTGTGCTTTTTTTTAGATGAGTTTAAGAATTACATCCTTGAAAATATAATTCAAGGATGA